A single window of Bradyrhizobium daqingense DNA harbors:
- a CDS encoding alpha/beta fold hydrolase codes for MTFWRNLFVAASLLAAPFSVAHAETPQTVKATNVVLVHGAWADGSSWSEVIPILQAAGLHVTSVQNPLSSLADSVQATKRALAQQDGPTVLVAHSWGGTVISQVGTDPKVTGLVYVAARAPDANEDFVALSKQFPAGPARAGIVEHDGYTKLSEEAFLKYFANGVKAEQAKALYAVQWPTAASIFAGRTTEAAWHSKPSWYAVSKNDYTINPDFERFLAKRMNATTVELDAGHLSLVSHPKEVAKLILEAAGQPRS; via the coding sequence GTGACCTTCTGGCGCAACCTTTTCGTCGCCGCGAGCCTGCTCGCAGCCCCCTTCAGCGTTGCCCACGCAGAGACACCGCAGACGGTAAAAGCGACGAATGTCGTGCTGGTGCATGGCGCCTGGGCCGATGGCTCGAGCTGGTCGGAGGTGATCCCGATCCTGCAGGCGGCAGGCCTGCACGTGACGTCTGTGCAGAATCCGCTGTCGTCGCTTGCGGACTCCGTCCAGGCGACCAAGCGCGCGCTGGCTCAGCAGGATGGACCGACAGTGCTCGTCGCGCATTCCTGGGGCGGCACCGTGATCAGCCAGGTCGGCACCGATCCGAAGGTCACCGGGCTCGTCTATGTGGCCGCACGCGCGCCCGATGCGAATGAGGATTTCGTCGCGCTGTCCAAGCAGTTTCCGGCCGGACCGGCCCGCGCCGGCATCGTCGAGCACGACGGCTACACCAAGCTCTCGGAAGAGGCCTTCCTGAAGTACTTCGCCAATGGCGTGAAGGCGGAGCAGGCCAAGGCGCTTTACGCGGTGCAATGGCCGACCGCAGCCTCCATCTTCGCCGGCCGCACCACGGAAGCCGCCTGGCACAGCAAGCCGAGCTGGTACGCAGTGTCGAAGAACGACTACACCATCAATCCCGATTTCGAGCGCTTCCTCGCCAAGCGCATGAACGCCACCACGGTCGAGCTCGACGCCGGCCACCTCTCATTGGTGTCACATCCAAAGGAGGTCGCGAAGCTGATCCTGGAGGCTGCGGGGCAGCCGCGGAGCTGA
- a CDS encoding Hsp20 family protein, whose product MRSYDLTPFYRSTVGFDRLFNLLDQAGSDGSPGYPPYNIERTGENAYRITVAVSGFAKDELSIVAKENTLTIKGEKVANENSKSEVLYRGIAARAFERAFQLADFVQVKDASLENGLLHVDLVREIPEAKKPRQIAINAGAPKAQVIESSAQAA is encoded by the coding sequence ATGCGTAGCTACGATCTCACCCCGTTCTATCGTTCCACCGTCGGCTTCGACCGTCTCTTCAACCTGCTCGACCAGGCCGGTTCGGACGGAAGCCCCGGTTATCCCCCCTACAACATCGAGCGCACCGGCGAGAACGCCTACCGCATCACCGTTGCGGTCTCGGGCTTCGCCAAGGACGAGCTCTCCATCGTCGCGAAGGAAAACACGCTGACGATCAAGGGCGAGAAAGTCGCCAACGAGAACTCGAAGTCCGAAGTGCTCTATCGCGGCATCGCCGCACGTGCCTTCGAGCGCGCCTTCCAGCTTGCAGATTTCGTGCAGGTGAAGGACGCCTCGCTCGAGAACGGCCTGCTTCACGTCGATCTCGTCCGCGAGATTCCCGAAGCCAAGAAGCCGCGCCAAATCGCGATCAACGCCGGCGCCCCGAAGGCGCAGGTGATCGAGAGCTCGGCGCAAGCCGCCTAA
- a CDS encoding alpha/beta hydrolase — MTLVSIPANPVPENVVSGTIKTPDGAELRFARWAPPAGRKGTVCVFTGRSEQIEKYFETVRDLRDRGFAVAMIDWRGQGHSSRRLRDPRKGYVRDFADFEIDVETFVQQVVLPDCPPPFFALAHSMGGTVLLRIAHAGKRWFDRMVLSAPMIDLPGRTTSFPARALLKAMRLFGQGGRYVPGGSSRITGLDPFINNPLTSDPVRYARNAAILEEDPTLGLASPTVAWADAAFSAMHTFKGMNYPSKIRQPILMLAASNDTVVSTAAIEEFAYHLRAGSHLVIAGSKHEILQEQDRYRSQFWAAFDAFVPGTPLFK, encoded by the coding sequence ATGACGCTGGTCTCGATTCCCGCCAACCCCGTTCCGGAAAACGTCGTCAGCGGCACCATCAAGACCCCCGATGGCGCCGAGCTGCGCTTTGCGCGTTGGGCGCCTCCGGCGGGCCGCAAGGGCACGGTCTGTGTCTTCACCGGACGCAGCGAGCAGATCGAGAAATATTTCGAGACCGTGCGCGACCTGCGCGATCGCGGCTTTGCGGTGGCGATGATCGACTGGCGCGGGCAGGGCCATTCCTCGCGCCGGCTGCGCGATCCACGCAAGGGCTATGTGCGCGACTTCGCCGATTTCGAGATCGACGTCGAGACCTTCGTGCAGCAGGTGGTGCTGCCGGACTGCCCGCCGCCCTTCTTCGCGCTCGCCCATTCCATGGGCGGCACCGTGCTGTTGCGGATCGCGCATGCCGGCAAGCGCTGGTTCGACCGCATGGTGCTGTCCGCGCCGATGATCGACCTGCCCGGTCGCACCACGTCGTTTCCGGCCCGGGCGCTCTTGAAGGCGATGCGCCTGTTCGGGCAGGGCGGCCGCTATGTCCCCGGCGGCAGCAGCCGCATCACCGGGCTCGATCCCTTCATCAACAATCCCCTGACCAGCGACCCCGTGCGCTATGCGCGCAATGCCGCGATCCTGGAGGAGGATCCGACGTTGGGGCTGGCGTCACCGACGGTGGCCTGGGCCGACGCGGCCTTCAGCGCGATGCACACCTTCAAGGGCATGAACTACCCCTCCAAGATCCGCCAGCCGATCCTGATGCTGGCGGCCTCCAATGACACCGTGGTCTCGACCGCGGCGATCGAAGAGTTCGCCTATCATCTGCGCGCCGGCTCGCACCTCGTCATCGCCGGTTCGAAGCACGAAATCCTCCAGGAGCAGGACCGTTACCGCTCCCAGTTCTGGGCCGCCTTCGACGCCTTCGTGCCGGGCACGCCGCTGTTCAAGTGA
- a CDS encoding di-heme-cytochrome C peroxidase, with the protein MHHPASKPPLDPSIPVSPNNPCPFLRGLVGEGFVEGGTVPLNTLSQTIANATGETGLKRVSGRIQVRGVAMIANGVKHILKSLWSGAQLDALRGGPLDKRGAGSRILGVDGKVNEDEIARLASFGRTYIDPNTGSSEPGLNAAEIKTFMRDNLKRAGSAARWYYPLLMKFEWPVLLKIIGKGKQGEERYLSVADVRTLFEQRQFPDRINQRIVSQPLLSSGQLRFRWAIALSALVIGLGLVALVAVAEFPNQVRAMLPQKSVLVNLLPPPLPAVPETKAAYWLEQNWSLKDRHWFHHASQGTATFPVPYEWFVALEQPQLHLFSKPGMIKDSAYLERFGFIPSPQTIQTDTATLRRFGYANVYETAQVSDWSTRWTPAENVDGLPVGFARMTGVVDPATGRREDDMIGLTCAACHTGQIHYQGVDVRFDGGAAMTDLKKLELATGLSIAYTLYVPFRFQRFADRVLGTDASQADRAVLKQKLGAIGSFLIDWAKNYEKTIEGKTTWDGKQQQDTEEGFGRLDALNRIGNQVFSQDLAMSGIKGFEKNLHAQDAPVSYPAIWTVPWFRFAQYDASIEQPLIRNAGEALGVTALLNLSDAYPEERLWRSSVNFRTLGWIEDMLRGPDPFKTAGPSGPKFGGLLAPKWPSQILGDAWRLKPDRVERGRAVYTEMCSGCHLPAIDTPAFWSSKRWEQNGDSKVLNAVTIPLNEIKTDPEQSLVLSKRTVDVPGFLKVNTADLQKWWQCEIPTASKSPNEMVYALGLMTVVDLVARKWMDDEKIPEAERAEIWNLTRKNCLNPAPDPRYRARPLNGIWATAPYLHNGSVPSLYWLLKPQSERPQKFCMGRRDYDPEIVGFAVSANERCKTGETELSATGPDGKPIQGNSVLGHSFELKPGEPKRPGVIGRMFKDDAERYDLIEYLKTL; encoded by the coding sequence ATGCATCACCCCGCTTCGAAGCCGCCCCTCGATCCCTCGATCCCGGTCTCGCCGAACAACCCCTGCCCGTTCCTGCGCGGCCTCGTCGGCGAAGGCTTCGTCGAGGGCGGCACCGTGCCGCTCAACACCCTGTCTCAGACCATCGCCAACGCGACCGGCGAGACGGGGCTGAAGAGGGTCTCGGGCCGAATTCAGGTCCGCGGCGTTGCGATGATCGCCAACGGCGTCAAGCACATCTTGAAGAGCCTCTGGTCGGGCGCGCAGCTCGACGCGCTACGCGGCGGTCCGCTCGACAAGCGCGGTGCCGGCTCGCGCATCCTCGGCGTCGACGGCAAGGTCAACGAGGACGAAATCGCGCGGCTCGCGAGCTTCGGCCGGACCTACATCGACCCGAACACCGGCAGCAGCGAGCCCGGCCTCAACGCCGCGGAAATCAAGACCTTCATGCGCGACAATCTCAAGCGCGCCGGCAGCGCCGCGCGGTGGTACTACCCGCTGCTGATGAAGTTCGAATGGCCGGTCCTTCTGAAGATCATCGGCAAGGGCAAGCAAGGCGAGGAGCGCTATCTCAGCGTGGCCGACGTGCGCACCCTGTTCGAACAGCGCCAATTCCCCGACCGCATCAACCAGCGGATCGTGTCGCAGCCGCTGCTGTCGTCCGGCCAGCTCCGCTTTCGCTGGGCCATCGCGCTCTCGGCGCTCGTCATCGGGCTTGGCCTCGTTGCCCTGGTCGCGGTCGCCGAATTCCCCAACCAGGTTCGCGCCATGCTGCCGCAGAAGAGCGTCCTCGTGAACCTGCTGCCGCCGCCCCTGCCCGCGGTCCCCGAAACGAAAGCGGCTTACTGGCTCGAGCAGAACTGGTCGCTGAAGGACCGGCACTGGTTCCACCATGCCAGCCAGGGCACCGCGACCTTCCCGGTACCCTATGAGTGGTTCGTGGCATTGGAGCAGCCGCAGCTGCATCTGTTCTCGAAGCCCGGCATGATCAAGGACAGCGCCTATCTCGAGCGCTTCGGCTTCATCCCCAGCCCGCAGACGATCCAGACCGACACCGCGACGCTGCGCCGCTTCGGCTATGCCAATGTCTACGAGACGGCGCAGGTGTCGGACTGGTCGACTCGATGGACCCCGGCCGAGAACGTCGACGGCCTGCCCGTCGGCTTCGCGCGCATGACCGGCGTGGTCGATCCCGCGACGGGCCGCCGCGAGGACGACATGATCGGGCTGACCTGCGCGGCCTGTCATACCGGCCAGATCCACTATCAGGGCGTCGACGTCCGCTTCGACGGCGGCGCGGCGATGACCGACCTGAAGAAGCTCGAGCTCGCGACCGGGCTGTCGATCGCCTACACGCTCTACGTCCCGTTCCGCTTTCAGCGCTTTGCCGATCGCGTGCTCGGTACCGATGCCAGCCAGGCAGACCGCGCCGTGCTGAAGCAGAAGCTCGGCGCGATCGGCAGCTTCCTGATCGACTGGGCCAAGAATTACGAGAAGACGATCGAGGGCAAGACGACCTGGGACGGCAAGCAGCAGCAGGACACCGAGGAAGGGTTCGGCCGCCTCGATGCCCTCAACCGCATCGGCAACCAGGTCTTTTCGCAAGACCTCGCGATGAGCGGGATCAAGGGATTCGAGAAGAACCTGCACGCCCAGGACGCGCCGGTCAGTTACCCCGCGATCTGGACCGTGCCGTGGTTCAGGTTCGCCCAGTACGATGCCTCGATCGAGCAGCCGCTGATCCGCAATGCCGGCGAAGCCCTCGGCGTGACGGCCCTGCTCAACCTGTCAGACGCCTATCCCGAGGAGAGGCTATGGCGCTCCTCGGTGAACTTCCGGACGCTGGGCTGGATCGAGGACATGCTGCGAGGCCCCGATCCATTCAAGACAGCCGGTCCTTCCGGTCCGAAGTTCGGCGGCCTGCTTGCGCCGAAATGGCCCTCGCAGATCCTCGGCGACGCCTGGAGGCTGAAGCCGGATCGGGTCGAGCGCGGCCGCGCCGTCTACACCGAGATGTGTTCCGGTTGCCATTTGCCGGCGATCGACACGCCGGCCTTCTGGTCGTCGAAGCGTTGGGAGCAGAACGGCGACAGCAAGGTGCTGAACGCGGTGACGATCCCGCTCAACGAGATCAAGACCGATCCCGAGCAGTCGCTCGTTCTCAGCAAGAGGACCGTCGATGTCCCCGGCTTCCTGAAGGTGAACACGGCCGACCTGCAAAAATGGTGGCAATGCGAGATCCCGACCGCAAGCAAATCGCCCAACGAGATGGTCTATGCGCTCGGCCTCATGACGGTGGTCGATCTCGTCGCCCGCAAATGGATGGATGATGAGAAAATCCCGGAGGCCGAACGGGCGGAGATCTGGAATCTTACGCGCAAGAACTGCCTCAATCCGGCGCCTGATCCGCGCTATCGCGCGCGGCCGCTGAACGGCATCTGGGCCACCGCGCCATACCTGCACAACGGCTCGGTGCCTTCGCTGTACTGGCTGCTGAAGCCGCAGAGCGAGCGTCCGCAGAAATTCTGCATGGGTCGCCGCGACTATGACCCCGAGATCGTCGGTTTCGCAGTCAGCGCCAACGAGCGCTGCAAGACGGGAGAGACGGAGCTCTCGGCGACCGGACCTGACGGCAAGCCGATCCAGGGCAACAGCGTGCTCGGCCATTCCTTCGAGCTCAAGCCGGGCGAGCCGAAACGCCCGGGCGTGATCGGCCGCATGTTCAAGGACGACGCCGAGCGCTACGACCTGATCGAGTATCTGAAGACGCTGTAA
- a CDS encoding adenylate/guanylate cyclase domain-containing protein: protein MERRLAAIVCADVAGYSRMMGSDEAGTHAAFKAHRAAIHPIILNHGGRVVKNTGDGFLLEFPSIVGATEAAIAMQTLMAERNRHLPADRAMQFRLGIHMGDVIADEDEVFGDDVNIAVRLESVASPGGFAISAKAHREASKHLTVPLTDAGNHRFKNIKDTVGVWTWTPDGAPALAPGMREASALSQQYRTAIVGVLPFANLSDAQDEYFSDGLTEDLIHALSLQSFYRVLSRNSTFAFKGKNTSTRLIAREIDATYLIQGSVRRAGAKIRVTAELIAPETGEQLWTGRYDRDIGDLFAMQDEITTNLSAAIATEIVRAEASAPARLSTDVTAWDRFLKGLSHYYRQTKEDLAAAVELFREAIELDPKLSIAHAYLATIQIQSIQFGWVKGTREMWAEAMSLAETSVRLDPRSSFAFSILTWAHALEGHHEAAMDAAKRAVALNPYDNGARGVLGICHFMIGEHREAIELFSMASQRDNSDPRYQWAALNAFSHYLLRQYDATLSWAREQLYINPNHMQALAIRAAALAQMGRNDEASEAVGVLMANYPTLNVDRHLRNFHWKRPEDLAHYREGLLKAGVPLGKLSLVQSDVKRAAES, encoded by the coding sequence ATGGAAAGACGTCTGGCTGCCATCGTCTGCGCCGATGTCGCCGGCTATTCGCGCATGATGGGCAGCGACGAGGCCGGCACCCATGCCGCCTTCAAGGCTCACCGCGCCGCGATCCACCCCATCATCCTCAATCATGGTGGCCGCGTCGTGAAGAACACCGGCGACGGCTTCCTGCTGGAGTTCCCCTCGATCGTCGGCGCCACCGAAGCCGCGATTGCAATGCAGACGCTGATGGCGGAGCGCAACCGGCATCTGCCGGCCGACCGCGCCATGCAGTTCCGGCTCGGCATCCACATGGGCGACGTCATCGCAGACGAGGACGAAGTCTTCGGTGACGACGTCAACATTGCCGTCCGCCTGGAATCGGTGGCGAGCCCCGGCGGCTTTGCCATCTCGGCCAAGGCCCATCGCGAGGCGAGCAAGCATCTCACCGTGCCGCTGACCGATGCCGGCAATCACCGCTTCAAGAACATCAAGGATACGGTCGGGGTCTGGACCTGGACGCCCGACGGCGCGCCGGCGCTCGCCCCTGGAATGAGAGAGGCGTCCGCGCTCTCGCAACAGTACCGCACCGCGATCGTCGGCGTGCTGCCCTTCGCCAATCTCAGCGATGCCCAGGATGAATATTTTTCCGACGGTTTGACCGAGGATTTGATCCACGCGCTGTCGCTGCAATCCTTCTACCGCGTGCTGAGCCGCAACTCGACCTTCGCGTTCAAGGGCAAGAACACCAGCACCCGGCTGATCGCGCGCGAGATCGACGCCACCTATCTGATCCAGGGTTCTGTGCGGCGCGCCGGCGCCAAGATCCGCGTCACCGCCGAGCTGATCGCGCCGGAGACCGGCGAGCAGCTCTGGACCGGGCGTTACGACCGCGACATCGGCGACCTGTTCGCGATGCAGGACGAGATCACGACCAATCTGTCCGCCGCCATCGCCACCGAGATCGTTCGTGCCGAGGCCTCGGCACCGGCGCGGCTCTCGACCGACGTCACCGCCTGGGACCGCTTCCTCAAGGGACTGTCGCATTACTATCGGCAAACCAAGGAAGATCTGGCCGCCGCAGTCGAGCTGTTCCGGGAGGCCATTGAGCTCGATCCCAAGCTGTCGATCGCACACGCCTATCTCGCCACGATCCAGATCCAGAGCATTCAGTTCGGCTGGGTCAAGGGCACGCGCGAGATGTGGGCTGAGGCGATGAGCCTCGCCGAAACCAGCGTCCGGCTCGATCCGCGCTCCTCCTTCGCATTCTCGATCCTGACCTGGGCGCACGCGTTGGAGGGTCATCACGAGGCGGCAATGGACGCCGCCAAGCGCGCGGTCGCGCTCAACCCTTACGACAATGGCGCGCGCGGCGTGCTCGGCATCTGCCATTTCATGATCGGCGAGCACCGCGAGGCGATCGAGCTGTTCTCGATGGCGTCGCAGCGCGACAACAGCGATCCTCGCTACCAATGGGCGGCGCTGAACGCCTTCAGTCACTACCTGTTGCGCCAATATGACGCGACCCTGTCATGGGCCCGGGAACAGCTCTACATCAACCCGAACCACATGCAGGCGCTGGCGATCCGCGCAGCGGCCTTGGCCCAGATGGGACGGAACGACGAGGCCAGCGAGGCCGTCGGCGTGCTGATGGCAAACTATCCAACCCTGAACGTCGACAGGCACTTGCGCAATTTCCACTGGAAGCGGCCCGAGGACCTCGCCCATTACCGCGAGGGGCTGCTGAAAGCCGGCGTGCCCCTCGGCAAGCTGAGCCTGGTGCAGAGCGACGTCAAACGCGCCGCCGAGTCCTGA
- a CDS encoding LysE family translocator, producing MLGIHEIWLFILSGVLLNITPGPDSVYVIGRSMQMGWRGGAAAALGISFGCFFHVAAAAIGLSALLMASSTAFSILKLVGAAYLVVTGLQMLWSRPALATAIDEPVRSSLRRVFLQGVFTNALNPKVALFFLAFLPQFVAADSAHKPLAFLTLGLIFIFTGTLWCLVLAAFAARAAHRLRRSEGAIAWVNRALGGLFIYLGIRVAMLETR from the coding sequence ATGCTGGGCATTCACGAAATCTGGCTCTTCATCCTGTCAGGTGTGCTGCTCAACATCACGCCGGGCCCGGACTCGGTTTATGTGATCGGCCGCAGCATGCAGATGGGCTGGCGGGGCGGCGCCGCCGCGGCGCTGGGTATCAGTTTCGGCTGCTTTTTCCACGTCGCGGCCGCAGCGATCGGCCTTTCGGCGCTGCTGATGGCCTCATCGACGGCGTTTTCGATCCTGAAGCTGGTCGGCGCGGCCTATCTCGTCGTGACGGGACTTCAGATGCTGTGGTCACGTCCGGCGCTGGCCACGGCCATCGACGAGCCGGTGCGGAGCTCGCTGCGGCGGGTGTTCCTCCAGGGCGTCTTTACCAATGCGCTCAATCCCAAGGTCGCGCTGTTCTTCCTGGCCTTCCTGCCGCAATTCGTCGCAGCCGACTCCGCGCACAAGCCGCTCGCCTTCCTGACGCTCGGCCTGATCTTCATCTTTACGGGAACGCTGTGGTGCCTGGTGCTAGCGGCGTTTGCGGCCCGGGCCGCCCATCGCCTGCGGCGATCCGAGGGCGCGATCGCCTGGGTCAACCGTGCCCTCGGCGGCCTCTTCATCTATCTCGGAATCCGCGTCGCCATGCTGGAGACACGGTAA
- a CDS encoding sulfite exporter TauE/SafE family protein: MIDPLLILIAAVFLLAGFVKGVIGLGLPTVSMGLLAVSMTPSRAIAIVIVPAIVTNIWQTFVGPHLRDILRRLWPLMIGTVIGCWLNAGALTGPHARYGTIVLGVLLVIYAVIGLNKFQFQVSPKNEKWVGGLVGIVTGAISASTGVQVIPSMPFMQAIGMEKDELVQALGVFFTTATLALAFNLTAVGLLTPANAIPGAVGLAMAFAGMFIGQSVRARMPAEAFRRWFLIAMILLGLYLAGSALAQELT, from the coding sequence ATGATCGACCCGCTGCTCATCCTCATTGCCGCCGTCTTCCTGCTCGCCGGGTTCGTCAAGGGCGTGATCGGGCTCGGCCTGCCGACGGTGTCGATGGGCCTGCTCGCAGTGAGCATGACTCCCAGCCGGGCCATCGCCATCGTCATTGTGCCGGCCATCGTCACCAACATCTGGCAGACCTTCGTCGGCCCGCACTTGCGCGACATCCTGCGGCGGCTGTGGCCGCTGATGATCGGTACCGTGATCGGCTGCTGGCTCAATGCCGGTGCGCTGACCGGTCCGCACGCCCGCTACGGCACGATCGTGCTCGGCGTCCTGCTCGTCATCTACGCCGTGATCGGCCTGAACAAATTCCAGTTCCAAGTCTCGCCCAAGAACGAGAAATGGGTCGGTGGCCTCGTCGGTATCGTCACCGGCGCGATCTCGGCCTCGACGGGGGTGCAGGTGATCCCCTCGATGCCGTTCATGCAGGCGATCGGCATGGAAAAGGACGAGCTGGTGCAGGCGCTCGGCGTGTTCTTCACGACGGCAACGCTGGCGCTCGCCTTCAACCTGACCGCAGTCGGACTGCTGACGCCTGCCAATGCCATCCCGGGCGCCGTCGGCCTCGCTATGGCCTTTGCCGGCATGTTCATCGGCCAATCGGTGCGGGCGCGGATGCCGGCGGAAGCGTTTCGTCGCTGGTTCCTGATCGCGATGATCTTGCTCGGTCTGTATCTGGCCGGCAGCGCGCTGGCGCAAGAGCTCACCTGA
- a CDS encoding LysR substrate-binding domain-containing protein gives MRFDLVDLQLFIAVADQRSITRGAERSHLALASASARIKGLEDALGVALLKRGRRGVELTAAGQSLLDHARLVIHQVDAMRGDLAGFASGVRANVHFLANTSGLSEHLPKALAGFLREHRDVAIDIEERESTDIAAAITAGAADLGFAAEHALPEHIERFVFSEDRLTLVTSKRGPFAGRRQIDFQEAGACDFVGLTSATALQMHIAKHAARLGMRPHFRARLRDFDAICQMVAADVGVALVPEVAARRCARTMPLAMVRLRDAFANRKLVICARSFKALPKPAKMLVDHLRAEAT, from the coding sequence ATGCGCTTCGACCTCGTCGACCTCCAGCTCTTCATCGCGGTTGCCGACCAGCGCAGCATCACCCGCGGTGCGGAGCGCTCGCACCTGGCCCTGGCCTCCGCAAGCGCGCGCATCAAGGGCCTCGAGGACGCGCTCGGCGTCGCCCTGCTCAAGCGCGGGCGCCGCGGCGTGGAGTTGACCGCGGCCGGCCAGAGCCTGCTCGATCACGCGCGGCTGGTCATCCATCAGGTCGACGCCATGCGCGGCGATCTCGCCGGCTTTGCCTCTGGCGTCCGCGCCAACGTGCATTTCCTCGCCAACACGTCGGGCCTGTCGGAGCATCTGCCGAAAGCGCTCGCCGGCTTCCTTCGCGAGCATCGCGACGTCGCGATCGATATCGAGGAGCGCGAGAGCACCGACATCGCGGCGGCGATCACGGCAGGTGCCGCGGATCTCGGTTTCGCCGCCGAGCATGCATTGCCCGAGCATATCGAGCGTTTCGTCTTCAGCGAGGACCGCCTGACGCTGGTGACGTCGAAACGCGGTCCATTCGCCGGCCGCCGCCAGATCGACTTTCAGGAAGCGGGAGCGTGTGACTTCGTCGGCCTGACCAGCGCGACCGCGCTGCAGATGCACATCGCCAAACATGCGGCGCGGCTCGGCATGCGTCCGCATTTTCGCGCACGGCTGCGCGACTTCGACGCGATCTGCCAGATGGTCGCTGCTGATGTCGGCGTGGCGCTCGTGCCAGAAGTCGCTGCCCGCCGCTGCGCAAGGACCATGCCGCTCGCGATGGTCCGCCTCCGCGATGCCTTCGCCAACCGCAAGCTCGTGATCTGTGCGCGCAGCTTCAAGGCGCTGCCGAAGCCGGCCAAGATGCTGGTGGACCATTTGAGGGCCGAGGCAACGTGA
- a CDS encoding Bug family tripartite tricarboxylate transporter substrate binding protein, which translates to MTVSRRLLAQLFLGLMVLLLPTLATAQNFPVKPIKLIVPFPAGGPNDIIARVIGQRMSELSGQPVVIDSRGGQGGVLGTDAVSKAAPDGYTIAISSAGALAISPSMEKVAYDTLNDLTPVTLVATVPEMLVVATNVPAKDIGELIALAKAQPGKLNFASSGPGSLPHLAGELFKLTAKIDIVHVPYRGAAPAVNDLLGQQVQMTFLDLPVLLPQVKAGALRPIAVGSAERAPTAPDVPTTAEAGFPVLRIENWYGMVAPKGTPKDILAALHGLATKAMADPAVKEKLAAQGATLIGDEPDHFRSFIADETKKWAKVIKDAGVETGK; encoded by the coding sequence ATGACCGTCTCACGCAGGCTGCTCGCTCAATTGTTCCTGGGATTGATGGTGCTTCTGCTGCCGACGCTCGCCACGGCGCAGAATTTCCCGGTCAAGCCGATCAAGCTGATCGTGCCCTTCCCGGCCGGCGGGCCCAACGACATCATCGCCCGCGTGATCGGCCAGCGCATGTCGGAACTATCAGGGCAGCCGGTGGTGATCGACAGTCGCGGCGGCCAGGGCGGCGTGCTCGGCACTGACGCCGTCTCCAAGGCCGCGCCCGACGGCTACACCATCGCGATCTCCTCAGCCGGCGCGCTCGCGATCAGCCCGAGCATGGAGAAGGTGGCCTACGACACGCTCAACGACCTCACGCCGGTGACGCTGGTTGCGACCGTGCCGGAAATGCTGGTCGTTGCCACCAACGTGCCCGCCAAGGACATCGGCGAACTGATCGCGCTCGCCAAGGCGCAGCCGGGCAAACTCAACTTCGCCTCCTCCGGCCCCGGCAGCCTGCCGCATCTCGCCGGTGAACTGTTCAAGCTGACGGCGAAGATCGACATCGTGCACGTGCCCTATCGCGGCGCCGCGCCGGCCGTGAACGATCTGTTGGGCCAGCAGGTCCAGATGACCTTCCTCGATCTCCCCGTGCTGCTGCCGCAGGTCAAGGCCGGCGCCCTGCGCCCCATCGCGGTCGGCTCGGCCGAGCGCGCGCCGACCGCGCCCGACGTGCCGACCACGGCGGAAGCGGGATTTCCCGTATTACGCATCGAGAACTGGTACGGCATGGTTGCGCCGAAGGGCACGCCCAAGGATATCCTCGCCGCGCTGCATGGCCTTGCAACGAAGGCGATGGCCGATCCCGCAGTGAAGGAGAAGCTCGCCGCGCAAGGCGCGACGCTGATCGGCGACGAGCCGGATCACTTCCGCAGCTTCATCGCGGATGAGACGAAGAAATGGGCCAAGGTGATCAAGGATGCCGGCGTGGAGACGGGAAAGTAG